The following coding sequences lie in one Vibrio toranzoniae genomic window:
- a CDS encoding mannose-1-phosphate guanylyltransferase/mannose-6-phosphate isomerase has protein sequence MILPVILAGGSGSRLWPLSRELYPKQFLNIAGEQSMLQHTLLRLQGLEAHLRDTECAAPFIICNEEHRFIAAEQARSANIQHSGILLEPVGRNTAPAIALAALQAVSHSNSNQQNESDPILLVLAADHHIAKTTEFQQTVARGVEYAKQGKLVTFGITPNAPETGYGYIKKGAPLSNHAYAIECFVEKPDLATAEQYIDSGQYLWNSGMFMFTASRYLEELAEHSPEILTACKLALEKQNTDLDFIRIDTEAFKSSPSDSIDYAVMEKTSHAAVIPMDVGWNDIGSWSAIWDVSDKDEHNNVIEGDVLTVDSQHNYIHAENKLVATVGVENLIIVETKDAILVANKDRVQGVKSIVEQLNQAGRTEHIHHREVFRPWGKYDVVDLGKRDKVKRITVNAGQKLSLQMHHHRAEHWVVVAGTAKVTNNNQSYLVEEDQSTYIPLGHIHSLENPGDTPLEMIEVQTGSYLSENDITRYQDSYGRDV, from the coding sequence ATGATTTTACCTGTCATCTTAGCTGGCGGCTCTGGTAGTCGCCTTTGGCCATTATCTCGTGAGCTTTACCCCAAGCAGTTCCTCAACATCGCTGGCGAACAATCGATGCTTCAACACACCCTTTTACGTTTGCAAGGCCTTGAAGCGCACTTAAGGGATACCGAGTGTGCCGCTCCCTTCATCATCTGTAACGAAGAACACCGCTTCATTGCTGCAGAACAAGCTCGATCGGCTAACATCCAACACAGTGGTATTCTGCTAGAGCCTGTAGGTCGAAACACAGCGCCCGCCATCGCACTCGCAGCCTTACAGGCCGTAAGTCACTCAAACAGCAACCAACAGAACGAGTCAGATCCAATATTATTGGTACTGGCAGCTGATCATCACATAGCCAAAACGACCGAATTTCAGCAAACGGTAGCGAGAGGTGTCGAATACGCGAAACAAGGCAAACTCGTCACATTTGGTATTACTCCGAACGCACCCGAAACGGGCTATGGTTATATCAAGAAAGGAGCTCCGCTCTCCAATCATGCTTACGCGATTGAATGTTTCGTTGAAAAACCCGATCTGGCAACTGCAGAGCAGTACATTGATTCGGGACAATACCTATGGAACAGCGGCATGTTCATGTTTACTGCGTCCCGCTATCTTGAAGAACTAGCCGAACATAGCCCAGAGATCTTAACCGCCTGTAAACTCGCACTTGAAAAACAAAATACTGACCTCGACTTTATCCGCATTGACACTGAAGCGTTTAAAAGCAGCCCAAGCGATTCTATTGATTATGCCGTGATGGAAAAAACTTCACACGCTGCAGTAATTCCTATGGATGTTGGCTGGAATGATATTGGTTCATGGTCTGCGATCTGGGATGTGAGTGACAAGGATGAGCACAACAACGTGATTGAAGGCGATGTGTTGACTGTCGACTCGCAACACAACTACATTCATGCTGAAAATAAGCTGGTTGCGACTGTGGGGGTCGAAAACCTGATTATTGTCGAAACCAAAGACGCGATATTGGTTGCGAATAAAGACAGAGTTCAGGGCGTGAAATCGATTGTTGAACAGCTTAATCAAGCAGGTCGAACCGAACATATACATCACCGAGAAGTCTTTAGGCCTTGGGGTAAATACGACGTCGTAGATCTTGGAAAGCGTGACAAAGTGAAGCGAATTACGGTAAATGCAGGGCAGAAATTGTCTTTGCAAATGCACCATCACAGAGCCGAACACTGGGTGGTCGTAGCTGGCACAGCCAAAGTCACCAATAACAATCAAAGCTATCTAGTCGAGGAAGATCAATCCACTTATATTCCGCTAGGCCACATTCATAGTCTAGAAAATCCCGGAGACACACCTCTCGAGATGATCGAAGTACAAACCGGCAGCTACCTCAGTGAAAACGATATCACTAGATATCAAGACAGTTATGGGCGAGATGTTTAA
- the msrB gene encoding peptide-methionine (R)-S-oxide reductase MsrB gives MNKLSKILVSLVVALPLISLFVSQTGTANTMDKTANSGKSEIATLAGGCFWCTESDLEKLTGVTDVISGYSGGELKNPTYKQVSSGKSGHIEVINVAYNPDVVSYEQVLDQFFRHIDPTDDKGSFVDRGPQYRPAIFYRNQEQKDVAQNFMMEIDKAQIFGEPLKTELIEFEKFWPAEDYHQDYYKKSKVRYNYYRYASGRDQYLDKIFGEDRKENPQTLRQIIDSKNARANAKTYSKPSDAEIKASLTALQYDVTQDDATERPFDNKYWDNKQEGIYVDIVTGEPLFSSKDKYKSGTGWPSFTQPISEAYVVTTTDYKLFYPRTEVRSRFGDSHLGHVFKDGPKPTGLRYCMNSAAMRFIPADKLAEEGYEEYVEMFEG, from the coding sequence ATGAATAAATTATCTAAAATATTGGTATCACTCGTGGTTGCGCTACCACTGATTTCGCTGTTTGTGAGCCAGACTGGCACTGCCAATACAATGGATAAAACGGCTAATTCAGGTAAAAGTGAAATCGCGACACTGGCTGGTGGTTGTTTTTGGTGTACAGAATCCGATTTGGAGAAATTGACTGGTGTTACCGACGTTATATCAGGATATTCTGGTGGTGAATTAAAAAACCCAACCTACAAGCAAGTTTCATCAGGTAAATCAGGGCACATCGAAGTAATCAATGTGGCTTATAACCCTGATGTGGTTAGTTATGAGCAGGTACTTGACCAATTCTTCCGACACATAGACCCAACCGACGATAAAGGCTCTTTCGTAGACAGAGGTCCTCAATATCGACCTGCTATTTTCTATCGAAACCAAGAGCAGAAAGACGTCGCTCAGAACTTCATGATGGAAATCGATAAAGCTCAAATCTTTGGTGAACCGCTAAAGACAGAACTGATTGAATTTGAGAAATTCTGGCCAGCAGAAGACTATCACCAAGATTACTACAAAAAGAGCAAGGTTCGTTATAACTACTACCGCTATGCATCAGGTCGTGATCAGTACTTAGATAAAATCTTCGGTGAGGATAGAAAGGAAAATCCGCAAACACTCCGTCAGATTATCGATAGTAAGAATGCACGTGCAAATGCTAAGACATACAGTAAGCCGTCTGATGCAGAGATCAAAGCGAGCCTAACAGCACTTCAATACGATGTTACACAAGATGACGCTACAGAGCGCCCGTTTGACAACAAATACTGGGATAACAAACAGGAAGGTATCTACGTCGATATCGTAACAGGTGAACCGTTGTTCTCGTCGAAAGACAAATACAAATCAGGTACAGGTTGGCCGAGCTTTACGCAGCCCATTAGCGAGGCTTATGTGGTAACAACCACTGACTATAAACTATTTTATCCAAGAACTGAGGTTCGTAGCCGCTTTGGTGATTCGCACCTTGGACACGTGTTCAAAGATGGCCCAAAACCAACAGGCCTGCGTTACTGCATGAACTCAGCCGCGATGCGCTTTATCCCAGCAGATAAATTAGCGGAAGAAGGCTACGAAGAATACGTTGAGATGTTTGAGGGCTAA
- the phnX gene encoding phosphonoacetaldehyde hydrolase encodes MNTTSPIQAVIFDWAGTIVDFGSFAPTSIFVEAFKQGFDFDIDLAEAREPMGIGKWDHIQAVGRIPAVDARWKAQFGRSMTSEDVDAIYAAFMPLQKAKVADHAAPILNAIEVVNTLKEKNVKIGSCSGYPREVMDVLIPAAADYGYRPDNVVATDDLPQGGRPAPFMALKNVIDLGVTSVAACVKVDDAAPGIDEGHNAGMWTVGLVLSGNEAGLTYQEYLDADEATLAAAREKASVKLNKSNPHYLVDTIADLPEVIADIEKRLLAGERPQNTKLTAI; translated from the coding sequence ATGAACACAACATCACCTATCCAAGCGGTTATCTTTGACTGGGCTGGCACTATCGTTGATTTCGGCTCGTTTGCTCCAACCAGTATTTTTGTTGAAGCATTCAAGCAAGGTTTCGACTTTGACATCGACTTAGCAGAAGCACGTGAACCTATGGGTATCGGCAAATGGGATCACATCCAAGCGGTGGGGCGAATTCCAGCGGTTGACGCTCGTTGGAAGGCTCAATTCGGACGTTCAATGACCAGTGAAGACGTTGATGCAATCTACGCGGCATTCATGCCTCTTCAAAAAGCGAAAGTAGCCGACCACGCAGCGCCAATTTTAAACGCGATTGAAGTCGTGAATACTCTAAAAGAAAAGAACGTAAAAATAGGCTCTTGTTCTGGTTACCCACGCGAAGTAATGGATGTGCTAATCCCTGCTGCTGCAGATTATGGCTACCGACCAGACAACGTAGTTGCAACGGATGACTTGCCTCAAGGTGGTCGCCCAGCTCCATTTATGGCACTGAAAAACGTAATCGACCTAGGTGTGACGAGCGTTGCTGCGTGTGTAAAAGTAGACGACGCAGCACCCGGCATTGATGAAGGCCACAACGCAGGCATGTGGACGGTAGGCCTTGTTCTATCTGGCAATGAGGCTGGATTAACGTATCAAGAATACTTAGATGCAGACGAAGCAACACTGGCAGCGGCTCGCGAAAAAGCCAGCGTTAAGCTAAACAAGTCCAACCCACACTATCTAGTTGACACGATTGCCGATTTACCTGAAGTGATTGCAGATATCGAAAAGCGTTTACTGGCAGGCGAACGTCCACAGAATACAAAACTAACCGCAATATAA
- a CDS encoding TrkH family potassium uptake protein has translation MNSFQRKGIFYTLKRDEKPRKGSEPKIILTSFLGVLIPAALLLTLPVFSVSGLSFTDALFTATSAISVTGLGVVDTGEHFTLAGKILLMFLMQVGGLGQMTLSAVLLYMFGVRLSLKQQALAKEALGQDRKINLRKLVRKIIIFALVAECIGFILLCFRWVPEMGWATGSFYALFHAISAFNNAGFSLFSDSMMSFVDDPLVISTLAGLFIFGGLGFTVVGDLSSNWRKGFQHLHLHTKIMLTATPTLLLVGTVMFWLLERNNSATMEGLSTQGQWLAAFFQSASARTAGFNSVDLSQYTQPALLVMIVLMLIGAGSTSTGGGIKVSTFAVAFVATWTFLRQKKHVVMFKRTVTWQAVTKSLAIIVVSGALLTTAMFLLMLTEKAQFDRVIFEVISAFATVGLTAGLTASLSEPGKYIMIVVMVIGRIGPLTLAYMLARPEPSLLKYPEDTVLTG, from the coding sequence ATGAATTCGTTTCAACGTAAAGGTATTTTCTACACGCTTAAGAGAGATGAAAAACCACGTAAAGGGTCTGAACCTAAAATTATCCTTACGAGTTTTTTAGGCGTCCTTATCCCTGCTGCATTATTGCTTACACTTCCTGTTTTTTCTGTCTCTGGACTTAGCTTTACAGATGCGTTGTTTACCGCGACTTCCGCGATCAGTGTGACCGGTTTGGGTGTAGTCGATACGGGTGAGCACTTCACTTTAGCAGGAAAAATCTTACTGATGTTTTTGATGCAAGTGGGCGGGTTAGGGCAGATGACTCTGTCAGCAGTATTGCTCTATATGTTTGGTGTTAGGCTAAGTTTGAAACAACAAGCGTTGGCGAAAGAAGCGCTTGGGCAAGATCGTAAGATTAACCTTCGTAAATTAGTAAGGAAGATCATTATTTTTGCATTGGTGGCGGAGTGTATCGGCTTTATATTACTTTGTTTCCGTTGGGTGCCTGAAATGGGATGGGCAACCGGAAGTTTTTATGCGCTTTTTCACGCTATATCAGCATTCAATAACGCAGGCTTTTCTTTGTTTTCAGACAGTATGATGAGCTTTGTTGACGACCCATTGGTGATCTCTACCTTAGCAGGCTTATTCATTTTTGGGGGACTTGGTTTTACGGTGGTGGGGGACTTGTCGAGTAATTGGCGCAAAGGTTTTCAGCACTTGCATTTACACACCAAGATTATGCTAACAGCGACACCGACTTTATTGTTGGTGGGAACGGTAATGTTCTGGTTGTTGGAGAGAAATAACTCTGCAACGATGGAAGGGTTATCGACACAAGGGCAGTGGCTAGCGGCATTTTTCCAGTCTGCGAGTGCTCGTACTGCAGGGTTCAATAGCGTGGATTTATCTCAGTACACTCAACCTGCATTGTTGGTGATGATTGTCCTTATGTTGATTGGTGCCGGCTCAACCTCTACGGGGGGCGGAATTAAGGTTTCGACCTTTGCGGTTGCATTTGTAGCGACTTGGACCTTCTTACGTCAGAAAAAACATGTCGTGATGTTTAAGCGAACTGTAACTTGGCAAGCGGTAACAAAGTCATTGGCTATCATTGTGGTAAGTGGGGCACTATTAACCACCGCAATGTTTTTGTTAATGCTTACTGAAAAGGCTCAGTTTGACCGAGTAATATTTGAAGTGATTTCTGCCTTTGCGACAGTTGGACTAACGGCGGGGTTAACAGCAAGCCTCTCTGAGCCGGGAAAATACATCATGATAGTCGTGATGGTCATTGGGAGGATTGGTCCTTTGACTTTAGCTTATATGTTGGCTCGTCCAGAGCCTTCTTTACTGAAATACCCAGAAGATACGGTATTAACGGGTTAA
- a CDS encoding OmpA family protein produces MKRLSKIMCAVVAASGLAAAPSIAATTYVGAKVGMGWLDSACVDSTNCEDDSVAGGIYGGYNFTDTLALELNADYLGDYDTSFNNNGATQRYSDSIVAISLSPMYRLAIKQEFDIFFKAGPAYIMHDDEDDVVLALGIGAEKQLSDDWALRVEYQYFDDFDDKIIQDLNSNLVTVGLSYNFGTGNTTASAAAAAAAASMTQAPSEPITEPVVVEEEKTTVVVTKAHTESFSQGMFETNSTELSTDGKIALVPLIEVLKAHPQSTVEVVGHTDSTGAAEYNMMISKKRAAAVAAHIEEQGIDADRITATGEGEENPVASNDTAEGRAQNRRVEATIPGFEYQEEVQVEEVIVETAE; encoded by the coding sequence ATGAAAAGACTGTCAAAAATCATGTGCGCTGTTGTTGCCGCTTCAGGCTTAGCAGCTGCACCGTCAATCGCAGCAACAACTTATGTTGGTGCTAAAGTAGGTATGGGTTGGTTAGACAGTGCTTGTGTTGACAGCACGAACTGTGAAGATGATTCAGTTGCGGGTGGTATTTACGGTGGCTACAACTTTACTGATACGCTCGCGCTTGAGTTGAATGCCGATTACTTAGGTGATTACGACACGAGCTTCAACAATAATGGAGCAACTCAAAGATACAGCGACTCTATCGTAGCAATATCTTTGAGCCCAATGTATCGATTAGCGATTAAACAAGAATTTGATATTTTCTTCAAAGCTGGTCCTGCATATATCATGCATGACGACGAAGACGACGTTGTATTAGCCCTAGGTATCGGTGCTGAGAAACAGCTATCAGACGATTGGGCACTTCGAGTTGAATATCAATACTTCGATGATTTTGACGATAAGATCATCCAAGATCTTAACTCCAACCTTGTTACTGTAGGTCTTAGCTACAACTTCGGTACAGGCAATACTACCGCCTCGGCAGCTGCTGCCGCAGCCGCAGCTTCAATGACACAAGCACCATCTGAGCCAATCACAGAACCAGTCGTTGTGGAAGAAGAAAAGACAACAGTTGTTGTGACGAAAGCACACACTGAAAGCTTCTCTCAAGGCATGTTTGAGACGAACAGTACCGAGCTGTCTACAGACGGAAAAATCGCACTAGTGCCATTAATTGAAGTACTGAAGGCTCACCCTCAATCAACAGTTGAAGTTGTTGGTCACACTGACTCAACAGGTGCAGCTGAATACAACATGATGATCTCCAAAAAACGTGCCGCTGCAGTAGCTGCGCACATCGAAGAGCAAGGTATTGATGCTGACCGCATCACAGCTACAGGTGAAGGTGAAGAGAACCCAGTAGCATCAAATGATACTGCTGAAGGTCGTGCTCAAAACCGTCGAGTTGAAGCGACGATCCCTGGTTTCGAATATCAAGAAGAAGTACAAGTAGAAGAAGTTATCGTAGAAACTGCTGAATAA
- a CDS encoding DUF3820 family protein, with product MLEKENLIKLARVQMPFGKYAGRILIDLPDEYLLWFAKKGFPSGELGDLLKLCLALKIEGLDSVVKPLKKCE from the coding sequence ATGCTAGAGAAAGAGAATCTGATTAAGCTCGCCAGAGTACAAATGCCATTTGGTAAATACGCTGGTCGTATATTAATTGACCTGCCTGACGAATATTTGCTGTGGTTTGCTAAAAAGGGCTTTCCATCTGGCGAGCTGGGTGACTTGTTAAAATTGTGTCTTGCCTTGAAAATCGAAGGACTTGATAGTGTCGTCAAGCCATTGAAAAAATGTGAATAA
- a CDS encoding mechanosensitive ion channel family protein — translation MNEFITQVQTYINQSHSNWWSSVLFITIASFLAWVVWRIIHSRLEVLAQKTTFHWDDLLLEALKSPVSTLLWCWPATVSVGLILQDQFGNEINWLKTLKHILIICTFVWFTLRMISNAEAYVLEQKTRDETTVQAIAKVARLFFMTIGGLTIMQAFGLSLSGLLTFGGVGGLIVGLAAKDLLSNFFGGMMIYFDRPFKVGDWIRSPDRQIEGTVERIGWRMTIIRTFDKRPLYVPNSVFSSIVVENPSRMLNRRIHETFGLRYQDASKLALIVNDVKSMLETHPDIDAKQTLIVNFDKFGPSTLNFFIYTFTKTVNWARYHRVKQDVLLQVLAIIHKHDAKIAFPTQTLKIDSQKVSLPEDVINSHPEAH, via the coding sequence ATGAATGAATTCATAACCCAAGTTCAAACCTACATCAACCAGAGCCACAGTAACTGGTGGAGTAGCGTCTTATTTATCACCATCGCGAGTTTCTTAGCTTGGGTGGTTTGGCGAATTATCCATAGTCGTTTAGAAGTACTGGCTCAAAAAACGACTTTTCATTGGGACGACCTCCTGCTAGAAGCACTAAAAAGCCCTGTCAGCACGTTACTTTGGTGTTGGCCCGCAACGGTATCGGTTGGATTGATCCTTCAAGACCAGTTTGGCAATGAAATCAACTGGTTAAAGACTCTCAAACACATACTGATTATATGTACCTTTGTTTGGTTTACATTAAGAATGATCAGTAATGCAGAAGCATACGTCTTGGAACAGAAAACCAGAGACGAAACCACTGTACAAGCTATCGCCAAAGTCGCCCGACTATTCTTTATGACAATAGGTGGCCTCACTATCATGCAGGCATTTGGGCTCAGTTTATCTGGATTACTCACTTTTGGTGGTGTAGGTGGTTTAATCGTTGGTTTGGCAGCTAAAGATCTGCTGTCTAACTTCTTTGGCGGTATGATGATTTACTTCGATCGTCCTTTTAAAGTCGGTGACTGGATACGCTCTCCCGATCGTCAAATTGAGGGTACAGTAGAGCGCATTGGTTGGCGCATGACGATCATTCGCACTTTTGATAAGCGCCCTTTGTACGTTCCAAATTCAGTGTTCAGCAGTATTGTGGTGGAGAACCCATCTAGAATGCTGAACCGCAGGATCCATGAAACTTTTGGACTTCGTTATCAAGATGCCTCAAAACTCGCGCTAATTGTTAACGATGTAAAATCCATGCTTGAGACCCACCCAGACATTGACGCCAAACAGACGTTGATCGTTAACTTTGATAAATTTGGTCCATCAACGCTGAACTTTTTTATCTACACCTTCACAAAAACGGTCAATTGGGCGAGATACCACAGGGTGAAGCAAGACGTTCTATTACAGGTATTGGCGATTATTCATAAACACGATGCGAAAATCGCCTTCCCAACCCAAACACTTAAGATCGACTCTCAGAAAGTCAGTCTGCCTGAAGATGTTATTAATTCACATCCCGAAGCTCATTGA
- a CDS encoding OsmC family protein: MQAEVKWVEGFKFLGQSQSGHSVVMDGSGGATAPSPMEMVLMAAGGCSSVDVVDGLKSAGQSITSCNAKLETTRRETAPKIFTVINIHFEVSGDNLDPELVAKVCSDSLEKYCSVCLMLGAGVEMTHSWEII; encoded by the coding sequence ATGCAAGCAGAAGTTAAATGGGTCGAAGGCTTTAAATTCCTAGGTCAATCTCAATCAGGCCACTCTGTTGTTATGGACGGCAGCGGTGGTGCAACGGCGCCAAGCCCAATGGAAATGGTCCTTATGGCTGCGGGTGGCTGTAGCTCTGTTGATGTAGTAGATGGTTTGAAATCTGCGGGTCAAAGCATCACAAGCTGTAATGCAAAGCTAGAAACGACACGTCGTGAAACTGCGCCAAAGATCTTTACTGTGATTAATATTCACTTTGAAGTGTCTGGTGACAACCTTGATCCTGAGTTGGTTGCTAAAGTATGTTCTGATTCTCTAGAAAAATACTGTTCAGTATGCCTAATGTTGGGTGCTGGCGTAGAGATGACTCACAGCTGGGAAATTATCTAG
- a CDS encoding potassium channel family protein, which produces MSDKQYAVIGLGRFGLSVCRELQSSGAQVLAVDIDEDRVKEAAAFVSQAIVANCTSEETVKELRLDDYDMVMVSIGSDVNSSILTTLVVKESGSKAVWVKANDKFHGKILSKIGADYIIMPERDMGIRVARKMLDRRVLEFIDLGSGLAMTEVVIGHNLLGKKLGDLKLCKESGVDVLGFKRGPHLTKAPELDVSLETGDVVILVGPKETLSNKLRNW; this is translated from the coding sequence ATGAGCGACAAACAATATGCAGTTATCGGCTTGGGGCGTTTTGGGTTATCTGTTTGTAGAGAGCTGCAAAGTTCAGGAGCACAAGTACTCGCCGTCGACATTGATGAAGATCGAGTTAAAGAAGCTGCGGCTTTTGTTTCACAAGCGATTGTTGCGAACTGTACGAGCGAAGAGACGGTAAAAGAGTTAAGGCTAGACGATTATGACATGGTAATGGTGTCGATTGGCTCCGATGTTAACTCTAGTATTTTAACCACTTTGGTGGTGAAAGAGTCAGGATCAAAGGCGGTTTGGGTAAAGGCTAATGATAAGTTTCACGGCAAGATTCTTTCTAAGATTGGTGCTGATTATATCATTATGCCAGAACGAGATATGGGCATTCGTGTGGCGCGGAAAATGTTAGATAGACGCGTTCTAGAGTTTATTGACCTTGGAAGTGGCTTGGCGATGACGGAGGTTGTTATCGGACATAACTTATTGGGTAAGAAACTTGGTGACCTTAAGCTGTGTAAAGAGAGCGGTGTTGATGTCCTTGGTTTTAAGCGAGGACCGCATTTAACCAAAGCACCAGAGCTGGATGTGAGTTTAGAAACGGGGGATGTGGTGATTCTTGTTGGGCCGAAAGAGACCTTGTCTAACAAATTACGTAATTGGTGA
- the aroG gene encoding 3-deoxy-7-phosphoheptulonate synthase AroG codes for MFQTDDVRINKVKELLPPVAVLEKFPATETASSTTFASRKAIHDILEESDDRLLVIVGPCSIHDPEAALEYGKRLKVLRDELGDKLEIVMRVYFEKPRTTVGWKGLINDPYMDDTFKLNDGLRLGRKLLLDLTDLGMPTASEFLDMITPQYVADLISWGAIGARTTESQVHRELASGLSCPVGFKNGTDGNIKIATDAIRSASASHHFLSVTKYGHSAIIETAGNPDCHIILRGGKEPNYSAEHVSKIKEELAASGLPQKVMIDFSHANSSKQFQRQINVSDDVSTQIANGDKAIFGVMIESHLVEGRQDLVDGKAPTYGQSITDACIGWEDTETVLRQLADAVEARRNQ; via the coding sequence ATGTTTCAGACTGATGATGTAAGAATTAACAAAGTAAAAGAATTATTACCCCCTGTTGCTGTTTTAGAGAAGTTTCCAGCGACAGAAACTGCTTCTTCTACAACCTTTGCAAGCCGTAAAGCCATTCACGATATTTTAGAAGAAAGTGATGATCGCCTGTTGGTGATTGTTGGCCCATGCTCGATTCATGATCCAGAAGCGGCTCTTGAATACGGTAAGCGTCTAAAAGTACTGCGTGACGAACTTGGCGATAAGCTTGAAATCGTGATGCGTGTTTACTTTGAAAAGCCACGTACAACGGTGGGTTGGAAAGGGCTAATCAACGACCCATACATGGATGACACTTTTAAGCTAAATGACGGTCTTCGTCTCGGACGTAAGCTACTGCTGGACCTAACGGATCTTGGTATGCCAACAGCAAGTGAATTTCTTGACATGATCACACCTCAATATGTGGCAGACCTGATAAGTTGGGGGGCAATTGGTGCACGTACTACTGAATCTCAAGTTCACCGTGAACTTGCTTCAGGTCTATCTTGTCCAGTTGGTTTCAAAAATGGTACAGACGGCAATATTAAAATTGCAACAGACGCGATTCGTTCGGCAAGTGCTTCACACCACTTCCTATCAGTAACAAAGTACGGTCATTCTGCAATTATTGAAACGGCAGGCAATCCTGACTGCCATATTATTTTACGGGGCGGTAAAGAGCCAAACTACAGTGCAGAGCATGTAAGTAAAATAAAAGAAGAGCTAGCTGCATCAGGCCTCCCACAGAAGGTCATGATCGATTTCAGTCATGCGAACAGCTCTAAGCAGTTTCAACGTCAAATTAATGTGTCTGATGATGTAAGCACACAAATTGCGAATGGTGACAAAGCGATTTTCGGTGTGATGATTGAATCTCATCTTGTTGAAGGTCGCCAAGACTTAGTGGACGGCAAAGCTCCGACATATGGTCAGTCTATCACTGATGCGTGTATCGGTTGGGAAGATACTGAAACAGTGCTTCGCCAGTTAGCGGATGCAGTGGAAGCTCGTCGTAATCAGTAG